Proteins co-encoded in one Rattus rattus isolate New Zealand chromosome 5, Rrattus_CSIRO_v1, whole genome shotgun sequence genomic window:
- the Ssrp1 gene encoding FACT complex subunit SSRP1, whose product MAETLEFNDIFQEVKGSMNDGRLRLSRQGIIFKNSKTGKVDNIQAGELTEGIWRRVALGHGLKLLTKNGHVYKYDGFRESEFEKLSDFFKTHYRLELMEKDLCVKGWNWGTVKFGGQLLSFDIGDQPVFEIPLSNVSQCTTGKNEVTLEFHQNDDAEVSLMEVRFYVPPTQEDGVDPVEAFAQNVLSKADVIQATGDAICIFRELQCLTPRGRYDIRIYPTFLHLHGKTFDYKIPYTTVLRLFLLPHKDQRQMFFVISLDPPIKQGQTRYHFLILLFSKDEDISLTLNMNEEEVEKRFEGRLTKNMSGSLYEMVSRVMKALVNRKITVPGNFQGHSGAQCITCSYKASSGLLYPLERGFIYVHKPPVHIRFDEISFVNFARGTTTTRSFDFEIETKQGTQYTFSSIEREEYGKLFDFVNAKKLNIKNRGLKEGINPGYDDYADSDEDQHDAYLERMKEEGKIREENANDSSDDSGEETDESFNPGEEEEDVAEEFDSNASASSSSNEGDSDREEKKRKQLKRAKMAKDRKSRKKSSEGKKGKDPNAPKRPMSAYMLWLNASREKIKSDHPGISITDLSKKAGEIWKGMSKEKKEEWDRKAEDARREYEKAMKEYEGGRGDSSKRDKSKKKKKVKAKLEKKSTPSRGSSSKSSSRQLSDSFKSKEFVSSDESSSGENKSKKKRRRSEDSEEEELASTPPSSEDSASGSDE is encoded by the exons ATGGCAGAGACATTGGAGTTCAACGACATCTTCCAGGAGGTGAAAGGGTCCATG AATGATGGGAGGCTTCGATTGAGCCGTCAGGGTATCATCTTTAAGAACAGCAAGACGGGCAAAGTGGACAACATCCAGGCCGGGGAGTTGACCGAAGGCATCTGGCGTCGGGTAGCATTAGGCCATGGACTTAAACTGCTCACAAAGAATGGGCATGTTTACAAGTATGATGGCTTCCGTGAATCG GAATTTGAGAAGCTCTCTGACTTCTTCAAAACTCACTATCGCCTTGAGCTGATGGAGAAGGATCTCTGTGTGAAGGGCTGGAACTGGGGGACAGTGAAATTTGGTG GGCAGCTGCTTTCTTTTGACATTGGTGATCAACCAGTGTTTGAGATACCCCTAAGCAATGTGTCCCAGTGTACAACAGGCAAGAATGAGGTGACCCTGGAATTCCACCAGAACGATGATGCTGAAGTATCTCTCATGGAGGTACGCTTCTATGTCCCTCCCACGCAGGAAGATGGAGTGGACCCTGTGGAG GCCTTTGCCCAGAATGTCCTGTCAAAGGCAGATGTGATCCAGGCCACTGGAGATGCCATCTGCATCTTCCGGGAGCTGCAGTGTTTGACTCCTCGTGGTCGTTACGATATCCGGATCTACCCTACCTTTCTACACCTGCATGGCAAAACCTTTGACTACAAGATCCCCTATACTACAGTTCTCCGTCTCTTCCTACTACCCCACAAGGATCAGAGACAGATGTTCTTTGTG ATCAGCCTGGATCCCCCCATCAAGCAGGGCCAAACTCGTTACCACTTCCTGATCCTCCTCTTTTCAAAGGATGAGGACATCTCCTTGACTCTCAACATGAATGA ggaaGAAGTAGAAAAGCGCTTTGAGGGGCGACTCACCAAGAACATGTCAGGATCCCTTTATGAGATGGTCAGCCGGGTCATGAAAGCACTTGTAAACCGTAAAATCACAGTCCCAGGCAACTTCCAAGG GCATTCGGGGGCCCAGTGTATCACCTGCTCCTATAAGGCCAGCTCAGGACTCCTGTACCCACTGGAGCGGGGCTTCATCTATGTGCACAAGCCCCCTGTGCACATCCGCTTCGATGAGATCTCTTTCGTCAACTTTGCTCGTGGCACCACAACCACTCGTTCCTTCGACTTTGAGATTGAGACCAAGCAAGGCACTCAGTATACCTTCAGCAGCATTGAGCG GGAGGAGTATGGAAAGCTGTTTGATTTTGTCAATGCAAAAAAGCTCAACATCAAGAACAGAGGGCTGAAAGAG GGCATTAACCCAGGTTATGATGATTACGCTGACTCTGATGAAGACCAGCATGATGCCTATTTGGAGAGGATGAAGGAGGAGGGCAAGATCCGGGAGGAGAATGCCAATGACAGCAGTGACGACTCAGGAGAAGAAACTG ATGAGTCCTTCAATCctggtgaagaagaagaagatgtggCAGAGGA GTTTGACAGCAATGCCTCTGCCAGCTCCTCCAGTAATGAGGGCGACAGTGACCGAGAAGAGAAGAAGCGGAAACAGCTCAAAAGAGCCAAGATGGCCAAGGATCGGAAGAGCCGCAAGAAGTCTTCAGAG GGGAAGAAGGGTAAAGATCCAAATGCCCCCAAGAGGCCTATGTCTGCGTACATGTTGTGGCTTAATGCAAGCCGAGAGAAGATCAAGTCAGATCACCCTGGCATCAGCATCACAGATCTTTCCAAGAAGGCAGGCGAAATCTGGAAGGGAATgtccaaagagaagaaagag GAGTGGGACCGCAAGGCCGAGGATGCTAGGAGGGAATATGAGAAAGCCATGAAAGAgtatgaaggaggaagaggggactcGTCTAAAAG GGACAAgtctaagaagaaaaagaaagtaaaagcaaaGTTGGAAAAGAAATCCACTCCCTCCCGGGGCTCGTCATCCAAGTCTTCATCCAGGCAGTTGAGCGACAGCTTCAAGAGCAAAGAGTTTGTGTCCAGTGACGAGAGCTCTTCAGGCGAGAACAAGAGCAAAAAGAAGAGGAGGCGGAGCGAG GACTCTGAAGAAGAGGAACTAGCCAGTACTCCTCCAAGCTCAGAGGACTCTGCCTCAGGATCTGATGAGTAG